A stretch of Physeter macrocephalus isolate SW-GA chromosome 1, ASM283717v5, whole genome shotgun sequence DNA encodes these proteins:
- the CD200 gene encoding OX-2 membrane glycoprotein, whose amino-acid sequence MEWLVLRKLFCHLSTFQLIWFLAAMMLCRAQVETRDVRELLNTPASLRCSLQHPQEVLIVTWQKIKAVSPENMITFSQNHGVVVQPAYKDKINITQLGLLNSTITFWNTTLEDEGCYKCLFNTFGSGKISGIACLTLFVQPTVFLHYKLSEDHLNITCSANARPAPVISWKVSGSEIENSTEILSQPNGTTSVTSILQIKDPKSQVGKEVICQVLHLGTVTDYRETVHKGFWFSVPLLLSIVSLVILLVLISILLYWKHRRNQDREP is encoded by the exons ATGGAGTGGCTG GTGTTGAGGAAGCTCTTCTGTCATCTGTCTACCTTCCAACTGATTTGGTTCTTGGCTGCCATGATGTTATGCAGGGCACAAG TGGAGACCCGAGATGTAAGAGAGTTGCTGAACACACCTGCTTCTTTAAGATGCTCTCTGCAACATCCCCAGGAAGTTTTGATTGTGACATGGCAAAAAATCAAGGCTGTAAGCCCAGAAAACATGATCACCTTTAGCCAGAACCATGGGGTTGTAGTCCAGCCTGCCTATAAGGACAAGATAAACATCACCCAGCTGGGACTCTTGAACTCAACCATTACCTTCTGGAATACCACCTTGGAAGATGAAGGGTGTTACAAGTGCCTCTTCAATACCTTTGGTTCTGGGAAGATCTCAGGAATAGCCTGCCTCACTCTCTTTG tACAGCCCACAGTATTCCTTCACTATAAATTATCTGAAGACCACCTAAATATCACTTGCTCTGCCAATGCTCGCCCAGCCCCTGTGATCTCCTGGAAGGTCTCTGGGTCAGAGATTGAGAACAGTACTGAGATTCTCTCACAACCCAATGGGACAACGTCTGTCACCAGCATCCTCCAGATCAAAGACCCCAAGAGTCAGGTGGGGAAAGAGGTGATCTGCCAGGTACTGCACCTGGGGACTGTGACCGACTACAGGGAAACTGTGCACAaag GCTTTTGGTTTTCAGTTCCACTACTGTTAAGTATTGTTTCCTTGGTAATTCTTCTGGTCTTAATTTCAATCCTACTATACTGGAAACATCGTCGGAACCAAGACCGAG